The Candidatus Poribacteria bacterium nucleotide sequence CAAACCCTACGCAACTCCTTGACGTAAGTTCCAATTGAGGTACGCTGTGGGAAACAAAGAATTCCGGGGACATGCCCGCCAGCCTGCAAATGATCAGCAAGATGTCTTGGCATGGTCGTTCTGTTGTTGGTAATTAGGATGTAGTTGTTGCGTTCAATCCACGTCAGAATATCTGGATCGGGAGTTGCAAGCGGAGGCACGCCTTCA carries:
- a CDS encoding DUF5615 family PIN-like protein, with amino-acid sequence MRPRFLLDEHLRRAIQEQLHEMHVQRIGDEGVPPLATPDPDILTWIERNNYILITNNRTTMPRHLADHLQAGGHVPGILCFPQRTSIGTYVKELRRVWNSFTPEQYQDVIQYLPQEKR